The genomic interval TAATAAATGATGCATCACTTAGAAAAAGCATCTGCTGAATGAATACATGTATTTTCAGGTTAACTTTTGATGgcaatagattagattagattagattagattcaactttattgtcattacacatgtacaagtacaaggcaacgaaatgcagtttaggtctaaccagcagtgcaatagcagcaagtgcaggatacaggtataagttataaagtgcagttatagaaaaactatggtaatatttacagatggatgtactatcaacattatatacaggttgtattagctatgaacagatagCAATAGCAGTGAAACAATAacatttcatacactgtaaatgaGCTGTTCTGTGTATTTTGtgatgcatgttttattttttttgccctttTTAACTGCATTATGAGACTTTTATCTTTCTTTTAACAatttttaacctttaaaagttaaaaaaagtgacttttattaagattttaataGTTTGGAgcgctatattgtctgggtttatgttgtatattatgctacaaaaccttgtaataaactgccagcacattttctgttgtttAACAGGCTTATTTCTCTACGTATACtactattttatgtttaataaaagtgtctgtaatattataaatgtcttcTTTATTACTTATAATTTTAATTACTTCTTTATCTTACCCCAATCCAGCCGACTCAAATGTTATCACACGATTAAATGAGCGTTATCAATgcttatcagctgatagatatgggccagtatggGCCTTCTGCACccaggggtgtagcaaccgggggggacggggggatccgtcccccacAATTTTAGAGACAgtccatttagaaacaggtgattaataattatatgaatgtatgatctcatatagccgtcccccccacttttaaaatgttggCTACGCCCCtgtctgcacctactggtagacTCAGAAGTCCGTTATCATAGATCACATtagaaattattcattaaatttcccattaattgtattttattaacatccacccctaccatcacagtaatgtaaaaacatctagagtcttctctattagcatagctgattaaccatgtggatggatgtgcagaaggcccctaccgGTCCATATCTATCAGCatataaccactgataatgcccattcaattgagAGCGTTCGAATCGGGTGCCCAATCTCTGGAATTCATGAATTATAAGCAACAAAACAGTTTAAGAAtttcattaataaaaattatattaaatcaaagCATAATCTTACAAACAgcaatcagcatattagaatattACTGAAGTAAAGAAAATGTAATAATCGCAAATATTTGACCAGTACTTTTAGCTCaagtataatgttttaaaatgctaatttgaGGCCAAAACAAAACTGAGGGGCAGCAATAATCTGTATTTAAGACATCTGTAAATGTACTCAACATGCTATAACAGTGCGCAAAGTTAGGAATCATGCATTTTAATGCAAATTCTATTTATTTctatatggtaaaacaacatcCGTAAAATAGTTTTCAAATAGGTTTCATCTATcagtctgtccgtctatctgtctgtgaGTAGTTCTTTTTtgatccacctatttttatatcaattttaggatatactgcattttaaaatgttttttttaatttatattttggaACGGacaacatggtggcgcagtgggtagcgatgtcgcctcgcagcaagaaggtcgctggttactGTAGTTCTGCatggtaaaaatacagtaaaatacagttttcaGTTTTTCTGTATGTGTACCATTATTGTAATTAGttttagagcaaaaaaaaaaaaacagttaaatgaTTTTTGAGAttcatgtcttgatttttccccaattttaacagcattatgagaccttgatcatTCTTACAACAACCTTTTAACCTTCAAAGttggaaaaaagtgacttttattacaattttttttatttaaaatgatataatgtctgggttggtgttgttaattacgctacaaacaccttgtaataaaccaccagcacattttctgttattttacagacttatttctcaatatattatttctcatacattatattattacttcaaacttctaaaatgtcaataaaagtcactttaaagattaaatatatagaaaGAAATATAtgtgaaaatatacatttgagTTTCAGatgtaaaactaaaacattagATATGGCCTCTCTATATGATCCAAGAGTGGTTTTAGCCATTTTCTCACCTCTGCACTAACATCTGCTTCCTCTGTATTCCTGTTCTGCTTTGGCACTGTTCTTGTGCCACTCAAGTCAAGGTTCAAAACACTTTGACTAGAAGGCCTCAAAAACTTCAGATCACTCTTTCTGGAGTCATTAGTGCCACAAACCTCATAATTGTACACGTGCTGTAAAGTTCCTGTGCCtccttccaacaacttttaaccttcaaAGTTGGAAAAAAGTgcctttaataattaattttttatttaaaatgatataatgtctgggttggtgttgttaattacgctacaaacaccttgtaataaaccaccagcacattttctgttattttacagacttatttctctatatattatttcttatacattatattattacttcaaacttctaaaatgtcaataaaagtcactttgttaaaccgcagagttaaattttcagcatcaaaagtcaacagaacagagaacaacatcccataatgctattcataaatgagtgtttctttttgtgtttatAGATTGCTTAGCtaatttattgctgtttttttttttgcatgaaaatCTTTCTCTTGCAATGACAAAAAATCATGTCACGTGTTCCCTCTTTCCATATTCGCACTGTCTGTTAGAGTCACAGGACTGCACAGATCTGCAGCTGCTCAAAATGGCTGCCAGCATCGCATTGCAGGGGTCTTATGTACAGATACAGAGTGCACACTTCTCTATCACCATCCATTCTTCATCTGGTTTACTACATACTTAGATTTCACCTCAAATAAGCTAAACTACATGCATGTGAGTATGCATTTAGTGCTGCTGTATGACCAggaaaataatgtgtgtgtggggATCAAAATGGGTCAGTGGATGAAAAAATAGTGTGCAGCGTCCCTGTTCTCAGCTCCCAGTTCTCTccctccctcctcctcctccgctTCACTGACATACATATCTGGTATATCTGAAAATCTGATATATGTGAGAATGCATTGAGCTGCACTAACTCATTGCTCGTCTGATGAAGCGAGGGTTCAGTTTGGATGTTGCAGAATGACGTAGTTATTTTGTTGCATTAGCCTGGATCGGCTCAACCCTCCCCCACTGCTGCAGTCTGTCTGTGAGATCagaatgtatttcctgttttctcCTCCTGACAACAGCTGACACTTTCTGAAGGAGGGATTGAGAGTGATCTCTCTTCTGTGTGGTTTACATGTGCTGAACTGTCATTGTCTTGTTCGATCTCTCTATAATTGGCCtacatatatacacttatatatgCCCTACATATATACACTTATGCCTTAAATGCACACAGTGGtgagcataaatgagtacaccctcttttgaaaatgaatagttTTTATCCATTTCTAAGCGAATATAGCTAATAataagtgcatttaaacaaaaatgttttacacaaTTAAATCCACTCATAAAATTTAGATCACCTAATATGTttgtttagaaatagaaagaaaatgcatttaaattaaaggagttattgaaaaaaaaattcacagttttATTATGTTTCCCTTGATTTTTTTCGgtttattcaaattttatttaatattttcccccaacaagttgtttttttgttagattagttccagttttggctttggtactgactggTGTATATGTTGTAAAGcatcttacactctcagaaataaaggggcAAAATCTGTCGCTacggtggtaccttttcaaaagatccacttttgtaccatacatctacacatttgtacctttaaggtgcAATGAGGTACAGATTTGTatttttaaggtactaatatgcacctttaagGACATGTTAGGAACAAAATTTACCCTTTAAAAAGATAcagccccagtgacagattttgtacctttatttctgagaaggtatagaaaatgttaattaaaatatgactacttatttatgctgatatacacacacacacacacacacacacacacacacacacacacacacacacacacacacacacacacacacatatatatatacacatacagataAAAAAGATATGTCAAAAAGTTGACAACAAATACcttttatgttaatttaacttttaacttattttaataacttaattagGTTTCGactactgttttttttatgtatacaaagtttaacttaatgttttttttccagtttgTTGACTAGAAATAAAATCATttgattaaacaatttttttttacagtgtatatattatttttatacatttctgaAAATGTTTCTTGTGTTTCACAAGTCTGTTGTGGTGGATACTGTTATGATACATAtgcattaaatgtatatttttcttctttttgagggttgaaaacaataaaaatctaaactagtttGTTAGTTAGACTAACACTGATTTACACTTATGTcatcctattatatatatatatacatacatacatacatacatacatacatacatacatacatacttacatacatacatacatgcatgcatacatacatacatacatacatacatacatacatacatacatacatacagttgaagtcagaattattagcccccctgtttgttttttccccgatttctgtttaatgaagagaagactttttcaacacatttctatacataatatttttaataactcatctctaataactgatttattttatctttgccatgatgacagtaaataatatttgactagaaatttttcaagacacttctatacagcttaaagtgacatttaaaggcttaactagggtaattaggcaagtttttgtataaggatggtttgttctgtagactatcgagaaaaatatagcttaaaggggctaataacattgacctttaaatggctattaaaaaattgaaaactgcttttattctagctgaaataaaacaaataagactttctccagaagaaaaaatattatcagagatactgtgaaaatttccttactctgttaaacatcatttgggaaatatataaaaaagataaaaagggggtaggggggctaataattctaataaatatatttagcagtcattttaaaagtaaattagcACATATTTATGTTTCAAGGTTAAATATATAGAAAGAAATATATGTGAAAATATAAATTTGAGTTTCAGatgtaaaactaaaacattagATATGGCCTCTCTAAGTATATATCAAATGATCCAAGAGTGGTTTTAGCCATTTTCTCACCTCTGTACTAACATCTGCTTCCTCTGTATTCCTGATCTGCTTTGGCACTGTTCTTGTGCCACTCAAGTCAAGGTTCAAAACACTTTGACTAGAAGGCCGCAAAAACTTCAGATCACTCTTTCTGGAGTCATTAGTGCCACAAACTTCATAATTGTACACGTGCTGTAAAGTTCCTGTGCCTCCTACATCTGCGTAAAGAGGCGGATAATACGGAATAACCGGAAGATTCGCTCCAGACTTATAAAACATCCGCTCGCGTCTCCATCTGTAGCATTTGACTGACAGTATGGCGATGATGGACACGATAAAGAGAAACGACACTACAGCCAAGGCCAAGACGAGATAGAAAGTCAGGTTGTCGTTGTATTCCTTGTCGTGCGTAAAGTCAGTGAACTCCGAGAGCACCTCAGGGAAGCTGTCCGCCACCGCCACGTTAACATTGACTGTAGCTGATCGAGAGGGCTGCCCGTTGTCCTCCACTACAACAGTGAGTCTTTGTTTGACAGCATCTTTATCTGTCACTTGCCGGACAGTTCTTATTTCTCCATTCTGTGCGCCCACTTCAAACAGCGCCCTGTCTGTGGCTTTGTGCAGTTTATAGGAGAGCCAGGCATTCTGTCCAGAGTCCACATCAACAGCCACCACTTTAGTCACCAGATAACCCACATCTGCCGAACGAGGCACTATTTCAGCCACCACAGAAGCACCTGACTGGACCGGATACAGAACCTGAGGCGCGTTGTCATTCTGGTCCTGAATCATTATTTTGACGCTCACGTTGCTGCTGAGAGGAGGAGAGCCTCCATCTTGTGCTTTCACTGTGATCGTAAACGATTTTAATTGTTCATAATCAAACGATTTGGTTGCATAAACCGTTCCACTGTCAGAGTTAatagaaactaatgaagaaatCGGAGTTCCGTTTGCATCACTATCTGAAATGAAGTAGGAGACGCGTGCGTTTGCTCCCAAATCTGCGTCATGCGCTTTAACACTGAACAAAGACAGAGATGGCGAATTATTCTCCAGCACATATGCATTATATGAACTCTGCTCAAACTGTGGAGCATGATCATTTACATCGGTTATCTTAACgtttaatgtatttttactgAACAAAGAGGGGCTGCCGTTGTCTTTGGCTGTGATGGTAATATTAAACTCAGGTATCTCTTCTCTGTCTAGCTCAGAGTCTGTAACTATGCTATAGTAATTAGTCAAAGACGATTCGATTTTAAAGGGAAGATTCCTGTCAATAAAACAggtaattttcccgttttcttcAGAATCGCTGTCTTGTATGTTTATCATGGCCACCACAGTTCCAAGAGGagaattttctgctatactgttagAAAAAGACATGAGCGTGACTTTCGGTGGGTTATCATTCACGTCTGTTACTTCCACAATCACCTCAGAGGAGTCTGATAATCCTCCCTGATCTTTAGCTTGAATTTTGAATTCATATATAGCAGATTCTTCGAAATCAAGCTCACCAATTAGTCTTATTTCCCCACTGGAGGCATCGACAGAAAACAGGTCTCGAATTCTGGGTGTGGTGTGCTCGAAATAATATCCAATCTGCGCATTTGATTCAGTATCCGCATCGGTTGCATTAACGGTAAGCAATAACGATCCCTTTGCGATGTTTTCGGGAACTGATATTTTGTATATGTCCTTTTGAAAAATCGGAGCATTATCGTTTATATCTAAAACAATAACGTGTATTTTCACCGTGCCAGAGCGTTTGGGGTTGCCTCCATCTGTAGCAGTAACAGTCAAATACAAGTGTTCTTGTTTCTCTCTATCTAAGGGTGTTTGCAAAACGAGCTCGACGTTTTTACTGCTGCCGGATCGACTTTGTGTCTTTAGTGTGAAATGATCAGTGGGATAAACTGAATAACTCTGAATACCATTAACACCAACATCAGGATCAACTGCGCTATCCACAGTAAAACGCGCTCCGGCTGATGCAGACTCGCTAATTTCCAATGTAATTTCACTTCTTGTAAAAGCAGGGCTGTTGTCATTTACATCCAGAATTTCTATGGTGATGCGATAGAGCTCGATGGGATTCTCTAAGATGATTTCAAAGCTGAGACTGCACGCGGATACAGCGCCAGCGCACAAAAGCTCCCTGTCGATTCTCTCTTTAATAACAATGTGCCCTTTCTGCCGGTCCAGCTCGACATATTCCCGGCCACCTGCTGTGAAGATCCGCGCTTTTCCCGCTGTCAGCCTTTTAAGCTCAAGACCAAGGTCTTTAACTATGTCTCCGACGAATGAACCGGGTGCCATCTCCTCTGGCACGGAGTAACGGACCTGGCCGTACGCGCCATAGAGAAAGTGCGCACAGAAGAGCAGAACGCACGGCGGCCATGCAGAATAGCAATCCTTTCTTCTCATGATGATGGCGGAGCTCCGATTTATTTCACAGAATTATATGAAATATGCACTTAATATTCCAGAAAAGGcttccaaatatgtaatatagGGATGAAAGCAAAAAAATGAACCAAATCAAGTAGCCTTTATTGGCTCGCTGATAAAGAGTCATCCAGATTTGCGATGCGTAGAGCTTTGTAAATGCACAGTCCTCACATACCGAAGTAGCACGGAAGGCGTGTGATGCATAAAATCAGCAGATCTACCTTATCAACCAACAGCGACGCTTAGAGTTCAGTTGAGGAACTGTAAAATGTTCATCACAAGCGCGTTATGAGGGCTGTCTGTGAAGACTGGTACTGATGGTGCCGTGAATTGCACTTTTATCTAATTTGATAGACATTTTTTGACTTCAAACCGAAGTTATAGATTTTATACTTGTACAAAATTATAATTACTCATTGTATCTTTCTTTCTGACTTTGTAGGAACATGAAAAACACCTTTCATACTGTTTCTGAGACAAATAAATCTCTCTTGTGTAGAGTaaaagaaaagcaaatgaatgcGTAAAGCGCCACGCTCTCCTAACGCAGCGTGCTTCTGAATGCCTTTTAACATTATTAcagaaaaacatatttcaaaatgctgcacaaataaataaataaataaataaataaataaaagtctcacTCCACAAATCTCACCTGCGTTTCTGCATCTCTGGATATATGTTTGTGCTCCTGAATGTGTTGCATTGTCTGTGTTCCACTAGTGTCCAGACTAATGATGCTCTGACTACTAGGTCGAACAAACTTCAAATCACTCCGTCTGGAGTCATTAGTGCCACACATCTCATAATTGTAAACTTGCTTTAACGTTCCCGTGCCTCCTACATCTGCGTAAAGAGGCGGATAATACGGAATAACCGGAAGATTCGCTCCAGACTTACAAAACATCCG from Danio aesculapii chromosome 14, fDanAes4.1, whole genome shotgun sequence carries:
- the LOC130240345 gene encoding protocadherin gamma-A12-like isoform X6, which gives rise to MRRKDCYSAWPPCVLLFCAHFLYGAYGQVRYSVPEEMAPGSFVGDIVKDLGLELKRLTAGKARIFTAGGREYVELDRQKGHIVIKERIDRELLCAGAVSACSLSFEIILENPIELYRITIEILDVNDNSPAFTRSEITLEISESASAGARFTVDSAVDPDVGVNGIQSYSVYPTDHFTLKTQSRSGSSKNVELVLQTPLDREKQEHLYLTVTATDGGNPKRSGTVKIHVIVLDINDNAPIFQKDIYKISVPENIAKGSLLLTVNATDADTESNAQIGYYFEHTTPRIRDLFSVDASSGEIRLIGELDFEESAIYEFKIQAKDQGGLSDSSEVIVEVTDVNDNPPKVTLMSFSNSIAENSPLGTVVAMINIQDSDSEENGKITCFIDRNLPFKIESSLTNYYSIVTDSELDREEIPEFNITITAKDNGSPSLFSKNTLNVKITDVNDHAPQFEQSSYNAYVLENNSPSLSLFSVKAHDADLGANARVSYFISDSDANGTPISSLVSINSDSGTVYATKSFDYEQLKSFTITVKAQDGGSPPLSSNVSVKIMIQDQNDNAPQVLYPVQSGASVVAEIVPRSADVGYLVTKVVAVDVDSGQNAWLSYKLHKATDRALFEVGAQNGEIRTVRQVTDKDAVKQRLTVVVEDNGQPSRSATVNVNVAVADSFPEVLSEFTDFTHDKEYNDNLTFYLVLALAVVSFLFIVSIIAILSVKCYRWRRERMFYKSGANLPVIPYYPPLYADVGGTGTLQHVYNYEVCGTNDSRKSDLKFLRPSSQSVLNLDLSGTRTVPKQIRNTEEADVSTEQKPPSADWRFTQNQRPGPSGAAATPEVAVGTGPWPNPPTEAEQLQALMAAANEVSEATNFLAPGTMDLSTRYGPQFTLQHVPDYRQNVYIPGSTATLTSNQQQPQQALPPPQASAAIAVAQPEPPKAAQTPASKKKATKKEKK